A single genomic interval of Pseudomonas sp. FeN3W harbors:
- a CDS encoding efflux RND transporter periplasmic adaptor subunit, which yields MPAAKSIRRALFLIIPALLLAAWVIWRQLQGPERPGYRLETRPLVQRVVASGEVDSQSLAQVGSEITGVVAVRHVREGDAVKAGDLLLELRDDEQRARLREAEAALQQLIDSTRPQAQATLREAENNLEQADRERQRRETLFERKLLASEPLEQARRAALTARVVRDRARFAASAVAEGGSEEQVLRQRLEAARANLAKTRIHAQVDGIVQTREVEPGDLVQPGRILLTIARAGSSEILLPLDEKNLAPIELGQAARIIADAYPDRVLPARVSFIAPSVDTARGTIDVHLDLLEPADFLRQGMTVSVNIETGRREQALVLPNDALRARDGTRAQVLRVNDGVVERVSVRLGMLGTALSEVSEGLAAGDLVLIGDAEEGQRVRIREQSVPTGIQD from the coding sequence GTGCCCGCCGCAAAGTCCATTCGTCGCGCGCTTTTTCTGATCATCCCGGCCCTGCTGCTGGCCGCCTGGGTGATCTGGCGCCAGCTGCAAGGGCCGGAACGGCCCGGATATCGTCTGGAAACACGCCCACTGGTGCAACGCGTGGTCGCCAGCGGTGAAGTGGACAGTCAGTCGCTGGCGCAGGTCGGCAGCGAGATCACCGGGGTGGTCGCCGTGCGCCATGTGCGTGAGGGCGATGCGGTAAAGGCTGGGGATCTGCTGCTGGAACTGCGCGACGACGAGCAGCGCGCCCGCCTGCGCGAGGCGGAAGCGGCCCTGCAGCAGCTGATCGATTCCACCCGCCCACAGGCCCAGGCCACCCTGCGCGAAGCAGAGAACAACCTCGAACAGGCAGATCGCGAACGCCAGCGCCGCGAGACGCTGTTTGAGCGCAAACTCCTGGCCTCCGAGCCGCTGGAACAGGCTCGCCGCGCAGCGCTGACTGCCCGGGTGGTTCGCGATCGCGCCCGCTTCGCCGCCTCAGCCGTGGCCGAAGGTGGCAGCGAGGAACAGGTCCTGCGTCAGCGCCTGGAAGCGGCGCGCGCGAACCTGGCGAAAACCCGCATCCACGCTCAGGTCGACGGCATCGTGCAGACGCGCGAAGTCGAACCCGGTGACCTGGTACAGCCCGGCCGCATCCTGCTGACGATCGCCCGCGCCGGCAGTAGCGAGATCCTGCTGCCCCTGGACGAAAAGAACCTGGCGCCGATCGAACTGGGCCAGGCCGCCAGGATCATCGCCGATGCCTACCCGGATCGCGTGCTGCCGGCCCGCGTCAGTTTCATCGCGCCAAGCGTGGACACTGCCCGCGGGACCATCGATGTTCATCTCGACCTGCTCGAGCCCGCCGACTTCCTGCGTCAGGGCATGACCGTCTCGGTGAACATCGAGACCGGCCGCCGCGAACAAGCCCTGGTGTTGCCCAACGATGCGCTGCGCGCCCGCGACGGAACACGTGCCCAGGTATTGCGCGTCAATGATGGCGTGGTCGAGCGGGTCAGCGTGCGTCTGGGAATGCTGGGCACGGCACTGAGCGAGGTCAGCGAAGGGCTGGCCGCTGGCGATCTGGTGCTGATCGGCGACGCCGAGGAAGGCCAACGCGTGCGCATCCGCGAGCAAAGCGTTCCAACCGGCATTCAGGACTGA
- a CDS encoding ZIP family metal transporter, with amino-acid sequence MASTVQTPAATLRAAWLAQAQANPWITFGLAATAVAVLLLLVAGTANALQSSEAGNVRYALLGGSAGFVATAIGAFLAIGLRDISTRTQDSMLGFAAGMMLAASAFSLILPGLEAGRELFGNGPAAALTVVVGLGLGVLLMLGLDYFTPHEHESTGPCGPNYERLNRVWLFVLAIALHNIPEGMAIGVSFANGDLSVGLPLTMAISIQDIPEGLAVALALRTTGLSALGSVLVAAASGLMEPIGALVGIGMSSGFAIAYPISLGLAAGAMIFVVSHEVIPETHRNGHQTPATLGLMVGFAVMMFLDTALG; translated from the coding sequence ATGGCGTCCACTGTCCAAACCCCGGCGGCCACCCTGCGCGCGGCCTGGCTCGCACAGGCGCAAGCCAACCCCTGGATCACCTTCGGTCTTGCCGCAACTGCCGTAGCGGTGCTGTTACTGCTTGTGGCGGGAACCGCGAATGCCTTGCAGAGCAGCGAGGCGGGCAATGTCCGCTACGCGCTGTTGGGTGGCAGCGCCGGCTTCGTGGCGACAGCCATTGGGGCGTTTCTGGCGATCGGCCTGCGCGACATCTCCACCCGCACCCAGGACAGCATGCTTGGCTTCGCCGCCGGCATGATGCTCGCCGCCAGCGCCTTCTCGCTGATCCTGCCGGGGCTGGAGGCGGGGCGTGAACTGTTCGGCAACGGCCCGGCCGCGGCATTGACGGTGGTGGTCGGTCTCGGCCTTGGCGTGCTGCTGATGCTCGGGCTGGATTACTTCACGCCGCACGAACATGAAAGCACCGGGCCCTGTGGTCCCAACTACGAACGCCTGAACCGGGTCTGGTTGTTCGTGCTGGCCATTGCGCTACACAACATCCCCGAAGGCATGGCCATCGGCGTGAGCTTCGCCAATGGCGACCTGAGCGTCGGCCTGCCGCTGACCATGGCGATCTCCATTCAGGACATTCCCGAGGGCCTGGCCGTTGCGCTGGCGTTGCGCACCACGGGGTTGTCGGCGCTGGGGTCGGTACTGGTCGCGGCGGCATCCGGGCTGATGGAGCCGATCGGCGCGCTGGTGGGCATCGGCATGTCCAGCGGCTTCGCCATCGCCTATCCCATCAGCCTTGGCCTGGCCGCGGGGGCGATGATCTTCGTGGTGTCCCACGAGGTGATCCCGGAAACCCACCGCAACGGCCATCAGACGCCCGCCACGTTGGGCCTCATGGTGGGTTTCGCGGTGATGATGTTTCTCGATACCGCGCTGGGTTGA
- a CDS encoding OmpA family protein has protein sequence MNGQAQGSRFTRWHIEPQREEEQEAWLITYLDMLTLLLVMLVIMLALAGKGEGQQREPAMLEATPGDQLVTLQPSVSPMASIVPLPVPAADTPQDDTSEAKPDLALGDDIEVIVNDGSISFRISSEILFGSGRAELEDAGLDVIDRLVPTLAAGGHRIIVEGHTDNLPIQTERFPSNWELSASRASSVVRYLQLAGIESTRLSATGYADTRPLAGNGDERGRASNRRVELIMQTAPDKP, from the coding sequence GTGAACGGCCAGGCGCAGGGCAGCCGCTTCACCCGCTGGCATATCGAGCCACAGCGAGAGGAAGAGCAGGAAGCCTGGCTGATCACCTACCTGGACATGCTCACCCTGCTGCTGGTGATGCTGGTGATCATGCTCGCGCTGGCCGGCAAGGGCGAAGGCCAGCAGCGCGAACCGGCGATGCTGGAGGCCACGCCTGGCGATCAGCTGGTGACACTGCAGCCAAGCGTTTCCCCCATGGCGTCGATCGTGCCGTTACCGGTACCGGCGGCCGATACGCCGCAGGACGACACGAGCGAAGCGAAGCCCGACCTGGCGCTGGGCGACGATATCGAGGTGATCGTCAACGATGGCAGCATCAGCTTTCGGATCAGCAGCGAGATTCTCTTCGGCTCGGGACGCGCGGAGCTGGAAGACGCCGGACTGGACGTGATCGACCGACTGGTCCCGACGCTTGCCGCAGGCGGCCACCGGATCATCGTCGAGGGCCATACCGACAACCTGCCGATCCAGACTGAACGCTTCCCGTCCAACTGGGAGCTTTCCGCCAGCCGCGCCAGCAGCGTGGTGCGCTACCTGCAGCTGGCCGGCATCGAATCGACGCGGCTGAGCGCTACCGGCTATGCCGACACCCGACCGCTCGCCGGCAACGGCGACGAACGGGGTCGCGCCAGCAACCGCCGCGTCGAGCTGATCATGCAGACCGCGCCGGACAAACCCTGA
- a CDS encoding MotA/TolQ/ExbB proton channel family protein yields MNPSTLIGIVASIGLLAVVMLFAAKEPALFIDLPSLGIVLVGTLAATFISYPLREVTRVFGLIWTVMRNERLYTRQDLDELVQISRLWISGDLQAVEKAVEQVSNPFLRTGVQLVIDNTPEEDILEVLQWRIARLRARENAEAQLFRAMSSYAPAFGMIGTLVGLINLMFMLGSGDMDLIGRSLAVALMTTFYGVLLANLILKPVAVKLERRTEQRVALMNLVMQGISMMCNRRSPAYMRETLKSFIAHHDDEIRDGNPAAPRSAPQDERT; encoded by the coding sequence ATGAATCCCTCCACCCTGATCGGCATCGTCGCGAGCATCGGACTGCTCGCCGTCGTCATGCTCTTCGCCGCCAAAGAACCCGCGTTGTTCATCGACCTGCCAAGCCTTGGCATCGTACTGGTCGGCACCCTGGCGGCGACCTTCATCAGCTATCCGTTACGCGAAGTCACCCGGGTATTCGGGTTGATCTGGACCGTGATGCGTAACGAGCGCCTCTACACCCGCCAGGACCTCGATGAGCTGGTGCAGATCTCGCGCCTGTGGATCAGTGGCGATCTGCAGGCAGTGGAAAAGGCCGTCGAGCAGGTCAGCAACCCCTTTCTGCGCACCGGCGTGCAGCTGGTGATCGACAACACCCCGGAAGAAGACATCCTGGAAGTCCTGCAGTGGCGCATCGCACGGCTGCGCGCCCGCGAGAATGCCGAGGCGCAGCTGTTCCGGGCGATGTCGAGTTATGCGCCGGCGTTCGGGATGATCGGCACGCTGGTCGGGCTGATCAACCTGATGTTCATGCTCGGCAGCGGCGACATGGACCTGATCGGCCGCAGCCTGGCGGTCGCGCTGATGACGACCTTCTATGGCGTGCTGCTGGCCAATCTGATCCTCAAACCAGTGGCCGTGAAGCTCGAGCGGCGTACCGAGCAGCGCGTGGCGTTGATGAATCTGGTGATGCAGGGCATCTCGATGATGTGCAATCGCCGCAGCCCGGCCTACATGCGCGAAACGCTCAAGTCGTTCATCGCCCACCACGACGACGAGATTCGCGACGGCAACCCCGCCGCACCGCGCAGCGCGCCGCAGGACGAACGCACGTGA
- a CDS encoding NAD(P)/FAD-dependent oxidoreductase — protein sequence MSKAPIAVIGTGIAGLSAARALHDAGQAVHLFDKSRGSGGRMASKRSDAGSLDLGAQYFTARDRRFGETVRQWQSEGWVDQWSPSMYQSHDGQLKPSADEQVRWVGTPTMSSITRGLLGDMPVNFSCRITEVFRGEQFWTLVDATGVSHGPFSQVVIAVPAPQAAALLSSAPKLAAVAASVAMEPTWAVALGFATPLNTTLEGCFVRDDALDWIARNRSKPGRNGELDTWVLHGTSSWSRQHLDLSKEAVIEHLHGAFAELIDCVVPAPEFTLAHRWLYARPSQGHEWNALADAGLGLYACGDWCLSGRVEGAWLSGQEAARRLLENL from the coding sequence ATGAGCAAGGCTCCAATCGCCGTCATCGGAACCGGGATCGCGGGGCTCTCCGCTGCGCGCGCCCTCCACGATGCCGGGCAGGCAGTACATCTGTTCGACAAGAGCCGCGGCAGCGGCGGCCGCATGGCCAGCAAACGCAGCGATGCGGGCTCGCTCGACCTGGGCGCGCAATACTTCACCGCCCGGGATCGTCGCTTTGGCGAAACCGTCCGCCAATGGCAGAGCGAAGGCTGGGTCGATCAATGGTCGCCCAGCATGTATCAGTCCCATGATGGTCAACTGAAACCATCTGCCGACGAGCAGGTGCGCTGGGTCGGCACACCGACGATGAGTTCGATCACCCGCGGGTTGCTGGGCGACATGCCGGTCAACTTCAGCTGCCGCATCACCGAAGTGTTTCGCGGCGAGCAGTTCTGGACGCTGGTCGATGCCACCGGGGTCAGCCACGGGCCGTTCAGTCAGGTGGTGATTGCCGTGCCGGCGCCGCAGGCTGCTGCGCTGCTCTCCAGCGCGCCCAAGCTCGCCGCTGTCGCCGCCAGCGTAGCCATGGAGCCCACCTGGGCGGTCGCGCTCGGCTTCGCGACTCCATTGAACACCACGCTGGAAGGCTGCTTCGTTCGCGACGATGCGCTGGACTGGATCGCTCGCAACCGCAGCAAGCCCGGTCGCAATGGTGAGCTGGATACCTGGGTTCTGCACGGCACCAGCAGCTGGAGCCGCCAGCACCTCGACCTGTCCAAGGAGGCGGTGATCGAGCATCTGCATGGTGCATTCGCCGAGCTGATCGACTGTGTGGTGCCAGCCCCGGAGTTCACCCTGGCGCATCGCTGGCTGTATGCCCGCCCGTCTCAGGGCCACGAATGGAACGCCCTGGCCGATGCCGGGTTGGGCCTGTACGCATGCGGCGACTGGTGCCTGTCCGGCCGAGTGGAAGGCGCCTGGCTCAGCGGCCAGGAAGCGGCACGCCGGCTGCTGGAGAATCTGTAG
- the earP gene encoding elongation factor P maturation arginine rhamnosyltransferase EarP → MSVKAKWDIFCAVVDNFGDIGVTWRLARQLAAEHGQHVRLWVDDLDTFARLCPAASAEAEQQLHEGVEVRRWSGQWSATEPADVVIEAFACNLPQPYINAMAASGRRILWLNLEYLSAEDWIVGCHALPSLQANGLQKYFFFPGFEARTGGLIREADLMLRRAEFQSDMAQQTAFLASLGVARQPGARLLSLFAYENTAVAGWLDALAADSRSNQLLVPEGRVLGDVAAWLGVPSLQTGDQHRRGSLQLCIVPFMTQDEYDLLLWSCDFNAVRGEESFIRAQWAGRPLVWHIYPQEDDAHWDKLHAFLDLYAHELSPTANAALREFWRAWNAGHGAGEAWTAVVCEYPTLLQHAEAWTHEQVANGDLAGKLVFFYTDWLGAVHA, encoded by the coding sequence TTGTCTGTAAAAGCGAAGTGGGACATCTTCTGCGCAGTCGTGGATAACTTCGGTGACATCGGCGTCACCTGGCGCCTGGCCCGGCAGCTGGCGGCGGAACACGGTCAGCACGTGCGGCTGTGGGTGGATGATCTGGATACCTTCGCTCGGCTTTGCCCGGCGGCAAGTGCCGAGGCGGAACAGCAGCTGCACGAGGGCGTGGAGGTCCGGCGCTGGTCCGGCCAATGGTCAGCTACCGAGCCCGCCGATGTGGTCATCGAGGCGTTCGCCTGCAATCTGCCCCAGCCCTACATCAATGCCATGGCTGCCAGCGGTCGTCGCATCCTCTGGCTGAACCTCGAGTATCTGAGTGCCGAGGACTGGATCGTCGGCTGCCATGCGCTGCCCTCACTGCAGGCCAACGGCTTGCAGAAGTACTTCTTCTTTCCGGGCTTCGAAGCCCGGACCGGCGGTCTGATCCGTGAAGCCGATCTGATGTTGCGCCGTGCGGAATTTCAGAGCGATATGGCGCAACAGACCGCTTTTCTTGCCTCGCTCGGCGTAGCGCGACAGCCCGGCGCGCGCCTGTTGTCCTTGTTCGCCTACGAAAACACTGCGGTCGCGGGTTGGCTAGACGCCCTCGCGGCCGATTCGCGCAGCAACCAGCTGCTGGTCCCGGAAGGGCGAGTACTTGGCGATGTTGCCGCCTGGCTTGGCGTGCCGAGCCTGCAGACGGGCGATCAGCATCGGCGCGGCAGTCTGCAGCTTTGCATCGTGCCGTTCATGACTCAGGACGAATACGACCTGCTGCTGTGGAGCTGCGATTTCAACGCAGTGCGCGGGGAGGAGTCCTTTATCCGCGCCCAGTGGGCCGGCAGACCGCTGGTGTGGCACATCTATCCTCAGGAAGACGATGCCCACTGGGATAAACTCCATGCCTTTCTCGATCTGTACGCGCATGAGCTGTCGCCCACGGCCAACGCAGCGCTGCGCGAATTCTGGCGTGCCTGGAACGCCGGGCATGGGGCTGGCGAAGCTTGGACGGCTGTGGTCTGCGAATACCCGACCTTGCTGCAACATGCCGAAGCTTGGACCCACGAGCAGGTGGCCAATGGCGATCTGGCCGGAAAGCTGGTGTTTTTCTACACCGATTGGCTAGGTGCTGTTCACGCTTAG
- a CDS encoding IS3 family transposase (programmed frameshift) — translation MSKQRRTFSAEFKREAAALVLDQGYSHIEACRSLGIVDSALRRWVKQLQDERQGVTPKSKALTPEQQKIQELEARINRLEREKAIFKKGYRSLDVGRTRSYALIDQLSEQEPVEVVCSAFDVARSCYYAHRLRRRRVDARRVALRSRVNELFSQSRGSAGSRSILGMLRVDGVTIGRFRVRRLMRELGLVSKQPGSHAYKQATVERPDIPNRLNRKFAVQRPNQVWCGDITYVWAQGRWHYLAAVLDLYTRRTIGWAFSTKPDAELVIKALDMAYEQRGQPQQVLFHSDQGSQYASRLFRQRLWRYRMQQSMSRRGNCWDNSPMERLFRSLKSEWIPATGYLTALEAQRDISHYLMHRYNWIRPHQFNDGLPPAVAEEKLNPLSGMG, via the exons ATGAGCAAGCAACGACGTACGTTTTCCGCCGAGTTCAAACGCGAGGCTGCTGCCTTGGTTCTGGATCAAGGCTATAGCCATATCGAGGCCTGCCGTTCGCTGGGCATCGTGGATTCGGCATTGCGCCGCTGGGTGAAACAGCTTCAGGACGAGCGTCAGGGCGTCACGCCGAAGAGCAAGGCGCTGACACCCGAGCAGCAGAAGATTCAGGAGCTAGAAGCCCGGATCAACCGGCTGGAACGGGAGAAAGCGATAT TTAAAAAAGGCTACCGCTCTCTTGATGTCGGACGAACTCGATCGTACGCGCTGATAGACCAGTTGAGTGAGCAGGAGCCGGTAGAAGTGGTCTGTTCAGCTTTCGATGTGGCGCGGTCGTGCTACTACGCCCATCGCCTTCGACGTCGCCGTGTCGATGCTCGTCGCGTTGCGCTACGTAGCCGGGTCAACGAGTTGTTTAGCCAAAGTCGAGGCTCGGCTGGCAGCCGAAGCATCCTGGGCATGTTGCGCGTGGACGGCGTGACGATTGGCCGTTTCCGTGTGCGTCGGTTGATGCGTGAGCTGGGCCTCGTCAGCAAGCAGCCGGGCTCGCACGCTTACAAGCAGGCCACAGTTGAGCGCCCGGATATCCCGAATCGGTTAAACCGCAAGTTCGCAGTCCAGCGCCCGAACCAGGTGTGGTGCGGCGACATTACCTACGTCTGGGCACAAGGTCGCTGGCATTACCTGGCCGCAGTGCTGGATCTGTACACACGACGGACGATTGGCTGGGCGTTTTCCACGAAGCCGGATGCTGAGCTAGTGATTAAGGCTCTCGACATGGCTTACGAACAACGCGGCCAGCCACAACAGGTGCTATTCCATTCGGATCAGGGCAGCCAGTACGCCAGCCGCCTCTTCCGGCAACGGCTATGGCGCTACCGGATGCAGCAGAGCATGAGCCGCCGAGGAAATTGCTGGGACAACTCGCCGATGGAGCGCCTGTTCCGCAGCCTGAAGTCGGAATGGATCCCAGCAACTGGATATCTGACAGCCTTGGAGGCTCAGCGAGACATCAGCCATTACCTGATGCATCGCTACAACTGGATCAGACCGCATCAATTCAACGACGGGCTGCCGCCTGCGGTGGCCGAAGAAAAACTTAACCCACTGTCCGGGATGGGTTGA
- the efp gene encoding elongation factor P, which translates to MKTAQEFRAGQVAIINGAPWVIQKAEFNKSGRNSAVVKMKLKNLLNGSATETVYKADDKLEPVILERKEVTYSYFADPLYVFMDDEFNQYEIEKDDLEGVMTFIEDGMTDICEAVFYNDKVISVELPTTIVREIVYTEPSVRGDTSGKVMKTARLKNGAELQVSAFCEIGDSIEIDTRTGEYKSRVKA; encoded by the coding sequence ATGAAAACCGCACAAGAGTTCCGTGCCGGCCAGGTGGCCATCATCAACGGCGCACCCTGGGTCATCCAGAAAGCCGAGTTCAACAAGTCCGGCCGTAACAGTGCCGTGGTCAAGATGAAGTTGAAGAACCTGCTCAACGGTTCGGCTACCGAGACCGTTTACAAGGCTGACGACAAGCTGGAGCCGGTCATCCTCGAGCGCAAGGAAGTGACCTATTCCTACTTCGCCGACCCGCTGTACGTGTTCATGGACGACGAGTTCAACCAGTACGAAATCGAAAAAGACGACCTGGAAGGTGTAATGACCTTCATCGAAGACGGCATGACCGACATCTGCGAAGCCGTTTTCTACAACGACAAGGTGATCTCCGTCGAACTGCCGACCACCATCGTTCGCGAAATCGTTTACACCGAGCCGTCCGTACGTGGCGATACTTCCGGCAAGGTCATGAAGACCGCCCGCCTGAAGAACGGTGCCGAGCTGCAGGTTTCCGCGTTCTGCGAAATCGGCGACTCGATCGAAATCGACACCCGCACCGGCGAGTACAAGTCCCGCGTCAAGGCCTGA
- a CDS encoding 3-deoxy-7-phosphoheptulonate synthase class II, with protein MNDAWSPDSWRSKPIQQQPEYPDAEHLSRVERTLAGLPPLVFAGEARELRRQFAEVTQGRAFLLQGGDCAESFAEFSATKIRDTFKVLLQMAIVMTFAAGCPVVKVGRMAGQFAKPRSAGDETVDGVTLPAYRGDIVNGIDFNAQSRVPDPERLLQAYHQSTSSLNLLRAFAQGGFADLHQVHQWNLDFIANSLLAEKYHQLGARIDETLKFMRACGLDGAPQLRETSFFTAHEALLLNYEQAFVRQDSLSGGWYDCSAHMLWIGDRTRQLDGAHVEFLRGVGNPIGVKVGPSMDSEELIRLIDILNPQNDPGRLNLIVRMGADKVEAGLPRLVRAVQNEGRHVLWSSDPMHGNTIKASSGYKTRDFEKVLAEVRQFFDVHRAEGSYPGGIHIEMTGQNVTECIGGSRPITEASLSDRYHTQCDPRLNADQSLEMAFMIAETLKQLRPN; from the coding sequence ATGAACGACGCCTGGAGCCCCGATAGCTGGAGAAGCAAGCCGATCCAGCAGCAGCCCGAATACCCGGATGCCGAACACCTCTCGCGCGTTGAACGCACCCTGGCCGGCTTGCCACCGCTGGTCTTCGCCGGCGAAGCACGGGAGCTAAGACGGCAGTTCGCCGAGGTGACCCAGGGCCGCGCGTTCCTGTTGCAGGGCGGCGATTGCGCCGAGAGTTTCGCCGAATTCTCGGCCACCAAGATTCGCGACACCTTCAAGGTGCTGCTGCAGATGGCGATCGTCATGACCTTCGCGGCCGGCTGTCCGGTGGTCAAGGTAGGGCGCATGGCCGGCCAGTTCGCCAAGCCCCGCTCGGCCGGTGACGAAACCGTCGATGGCGTGACGCTGCCGGCTTACCGGGGCGATATCGTCAATGGCATCGACTTCAACGCGCAAAGTCGCGTGCCGGACCCGGAGCGTCTGCTGCAGGCCTACCATCAGTCCACCTCCAGCCTGAACCTGCTACGCGCATTCGCCCAGGGCGGCTTCGCCGACCTGCACCAGGTGCATCAGTGGAACCTGGACTTCATCGCCAACTCCCTGCTGGCTGAGAAGTACCACCAGCTCGGCGCACGCATCGACGAAACGCTGAAATTCATGCGCGCATGCGGCCTGGATGGCGCGCCACAGTTGCGCGAGACCAGCTTTTTCACAGCTCACGAGGCACTGTTGCTGAACTACGAGCAGGCTTTCGTCCGCCAGGACAGCCTCAGCGGCGGCTGGTACGACTGCTCCGCGCACATGCTGTGGATCGGTGACCGCACCCGACAGCTCGACGGCGCGCATGTCGAATTCCTGCGCGGAGTGGGCAATCCCATCGGCGTGAAGGTCGGCCCGAGCATGGACAGCGAGGAGCTGATCCGCCTGATCGACATCCTCAACCCGCAGAACGACCCCGGTCGCCTGAACCTGATCGTGCGCATGGGCGCCGACAAGGTCGAAGCCGGTCTGCCGCGACTGGTGCGTGCGGTGCAGAACGAAGGTCGCCATGTGCTCTGGAGTTCCGACCCGATGCATGGCAACACCATCAAGGCGTCCAGCGGTTACAAGACGCGGGACTTCGAAAAGGTGCTCGCCGAAGTGCGTCAGTTCTTCGATGTGCATCGTGCCGAGGGCAGCTACCCCGGCGGGATTCATATCGAGATGACCGGCCAGAACGTCACCGAATGCATCGGCGGTTCGCGGCCGATCACCGAAGCCAGCCTCAGCGATCGCTATCACACCCAGTGCGACCCGCGGTTAAACGCCGATCAGTCGCTGGAAATGGCGTTCATGATCGCGGAAACCCTGAAGCAACTGCGGCCCAACTAA
- a CDS encoding spermidine synthase, with product MDKEERLLAEVHDAFGLIRVLEVGDYRFLEFGAAVEQSCVFTADPAWLEYDYTRAMLLGGLCHAEPETALFLGLGAGNLTQACLQFLPLEDVEVIELRPAVPELAMQYLGLQNDSRLYIRIGDATELLDTAESSDLIFVDLYNDAGPDAAHLAWSFLKRCQEKLNPGGWLIINQWGTDDDRPLGAALLRGLYHRHYWECPVKEGNVVLLVPADLDQQLDMTGLRQRAEALAPRLGYSLDSLIAALRPAS from the coding sequence ATGGACAAAGAGGAACGCCTGCTCGCCGAAGTGCATGACGCTTTCGGGCTGATTCGCGTACTCGAGGTGGGCGACTACCGTTTTCTCGAGTTTGGCGCGGCGGTCGAACAGAGCTGCGTATTCACCGCCGATCCTGCCTGGCTCGAATACGATTACACCCGCGCGATGCTTCTCGGTGGGCTTTGTCATGCAGAGCCGGAAACCGCACTGTTTCTAGGGCTTGGTGCCGGCAACCTGACCCAGGCCTGTCTGCAGTTCCTGCCGCTGGAGGACGTCGAGGTCATCGAGCTGCGGCCGGCGGTGCCGGAGCTTGCGATGCAGTACCTCGGCTTGCAGAACGACTCGCGGCTGTATATCCGCATCGGCGATGCCACCGAGTTGCTGGATACCGCCGAGAGTTCCGATCTGATCTTCGTCGACCTGTACAACGATGCAGGCCCGGATGCCGCGCATCTGGCCTGGTCGTTCCTCAAGCGCTGTCAGGAAAAACTCAATCCGGGCGGCTGGCTGATCATCAATCAGTGGGGCACCGATGACGACCGCCCATTGGGCGCGGCGCTGCTGCGTGGCCTCTATCATCGGCATTACTGGGAGTGCCCCGTGAAGGAGGGCAACGTGGTGCTGCTGGTGCCAGCGGATCTCGATCAGCAGCTGGACATGACCGGGCTGCGCCAGCGCGCTGAAGCGTTGGCGCCGCGCCTGGGCTATTCGCTGGATTCGTTGATTGCGGCGCTGCGTCCCGCGAGCTAA